The following are encoded in a window of Pseudomonas sp. St316 genomic DNA:
- a CDS encoding polyamine ABC transporter substrate-binding protein, translating into MPVFSLLRNALLVGAGLTLAVSVQAASTVHIYNWSDYIGETTLADFEKATGIKPVYDVFDSNETLEGKLLAGRTGYDVVVPSNHFLGKQIKAGAFQKLDKAQLPNYANLDPVLLKRLEKNDPGNQYAVPYLWGTNGIGYNVEKIKAVLGVEKIDSWAMLFEPENIKKLSSCGVSFLDSGDEMIPAMLNYLGLNPNSEDPEDYKKAEAQLLKIRPYVTYFNSSKYISDLANGEICVAAGFSGDIFQARSRASEAGKGVEIAYVIPKEGGNLWFDMLAIPRDATNVKQAHAFINYVLKPEVIAQVSDTVGYANPNPKAGELMDQKVRTDEAVYPPQAVVDKLYVNSELPPKIQRLMTRSWTKVKSGK; encoded by the coding sequence GTGCCAGTCTTTTCTTTGTTACGCAACGCCTTGCTGGTCGGTGCCGGCCTGACGCTCGCCGTCAGCGTCCAGGCTGCCTCCACCGTGCATATTTATAATTGGTCGGACTACATCGGCGAGACCACCCTGGCGGATTTCGAAAAAGCCACGGGCATCAAGCCGGTGTATGACGTGTTCGATTCCAACGAAACCCTGGAAGGCAAGTTGCTGGCCGGTCGTACCGGCTACGACGTGGTCGTGCCGTCCAACCACTTCCTGGGCAAGCAGATCAAGGCCGGGGCGTTCCAGAAACTCGACAAGGCCCAGTTGCCCAACTACGCCAACCTGGACCCTGTGCTGCTCAAACGCCTGGAAAAGAACGACCCGGGCAACCAGTACGCCGTGCCTTACCTATGGGGCACCAACGGCATCGGCTACAACGTCGAGAAGATCAAGGCAGTCCTGGGCGTCGAGAAGATCGATTCGTGGGCCATGCTGTTCGAACCGGAAAACATCAAGAAACTCTCCAGCTGCGGCGTGTCGTTCCTCGACTCGGGCGACGAGATGATCCCGGCGATGCTCAACTACCTGGGCCTGAATCCCAACAGCGAAGACCCTGAAGACTACAAGAAGGCCGAGGCCCAGCTCCTCAAGATCCGGCCATACGTGACCTACTTCAATTCCTCCAAGTACATCTCCGATCTGGCCAATGGCGAGATCTGCGTGGCCGCCGGTTTCTCCGGCGACATCTTCCAGGCCCGCTCGCGTGCCAGCGAAGCCGGCAAGGGCGTCGAAATCGCCTACGTGATCCCCAAGGAAGGCGGCAACCTCTGGTTCGACATGCTGGCGATCCCGCGTGACGCTACCAACGTCAAGCAAGCGCACGCCTTCATCAACTATGTGCTCAAGCCTGAAGTGATCGCCCAGGTCAGCGACACCGTTGGTTATGCGAACCCGAACCCGAAGGCTGGCGAGCTGATGGACCAGAAAGTGCGCACCGATGAAGCGGTGTACCCACCGCAAGCGGTCGTCGACAAGCTGTACGTCAACTCCGAGTTGCCGCCCAAGATCCAACGACTCATGACCCGTAGCTGGACCAAGGTCAAGTCGGGTAAATAA
- a CDS encoding polyamine ABC transporter substrate-binding protein yields the protein MKALGMKIAGKTLLAMSLMGVMAGAVQADDKVLHVYNWSDYIAPDTVAKFEKESGIKVVYDVFDSNETLEAKLLAGKSGYDIVVPSNNFLAKQIKAGVYQPLDKSKLTNWKNLDTDLLKAVGDASDKGNQHAFPYMWGTIGIGYNPEKVKAALGIDKIDSWDTLLKPENIAKLKGCGVSFLDSPTEMIPVALHYLGYPTDSQDKKQLADAEALFLKIRPSISYFHSSKYISDLANGNICVAVGYSGDIEQSKSRAAEAGGKVKVAYAIPKEGAGSFYDMVAIPKDAENVDAAYQYMNFLLKPEIMAEITNNVRFPNGNKAATALVEKDISGDPNIYPSDEVKAKLYAISDLPPATQRILTRSWTKIKSGK from the coding sequence ATGAAGGCATTAGGTATGAAGATAGCTGGCAAGACCCTCCTCGCCATGTCCCTGATGGGCGTGATGGCGGGCGCTGTTCAGGCGGACGACAAAGTGCTGCACGTCTATAACTGGTCTGACTACATTGCGCCGGACACCGTCGCCAAGTTCGAGAAGGAATCGGGGATCAAGGTCGTCTACGACGTGTTCGACAGCAACGAAACCCTGGAAGCCAAGTTGCTGGCCGGCAAGTCCGGTTATGACATCGTGGTGCCGTCGAACAACTTCCTGGCCAAGCAGATCAAGGCCGGCGTCTACCAGCCACTGGACAAGTCCAAGCTGACCAACTGGAAGAACCTCGACACCGACCTGCTCAAGGCCGTTGGCGACGCCAGCGACAAGGGCAACCAGCATGCCTTCCCCTACATGTGGGGCACCATCGGCATTGGCTACAACCCCGAGAAGGTCAAGGCCGCACTGGGCATCGACAAGATCGACTCGTGGGACACCCTGCTCAAGCCGGAAAACATTGCCAAGCTCAAGGGCTGCGGCGTGAGCTTCCTCGATTCGCCAACCGAAATGATCCCGGTGGCGTTGCACTACCTGGGCTACCCGACCGACAGCCAGGACAAGAAGCAACTGGCCGACGCCGAGGCGCTGTTCCTCAAGATCCGTCCTTCGATCAGCTATTTCCACTCGTCCAAGTACATCTCTGACCTGGCCAACGGCAACATCTGCGTAGCCGTGGGTTACTCGGGCGATATCGAACAGTCCAAGTCCCGCGCCGCCGAAGCCGGTGGCAAGGTCAAGGTGGCCTACGCCATTCCAAAAGAAGGCGCCGGTTCCTTCTACGACATGGTCGCCATTCCCAAGGATGCCGAAAACGTCGACGCGGCCTACCAGTACATGAACTTCCTGCTGAAGCCGGAAATCATGGCCGAGATCACCAACAACGTCCGCTTCCCGAACGGCAACAAAGCCGCGACGGCGTTGGTGGAAAAAGATATCTCCGGTGATCCGAACATCTACCCATCGGATGAAGTGAAAGCCAAGTTGTACGCGATCAGCGACTTGCCGCCGGCCACCCAGCGGATCCTGACCCGCAGCTGGACCAAGATCAAATCCGGCAAGTAA